The Brassica napus cultivar Da-Ae chromosome C7, Da-Ae, whole genome shotgun sequence genome has a segment encoding these proteins:
- the LOC106382004 gene encoding serine/threonine-protein kinase prpf4B isoform X2: MTNDNQIKSLHRKHHRSSSSSDEADKSSKRHKHRHHKRHHRHRRDKKREDEIPSGEDEAELMDVTPIGVSNGGGGDDVEEGEILDEEELANVKAPDSDGESGEIKSDQIQDNDLLVHGFTGARNADTSNGVLTRESKREDKRWYKESGGPSERVGKRSCDNGRSSFSSENSEEKPKSSNRSLTESRQYNEVRARSRSKSRVVAEDEFSVRGRHRDSSREYRHDRVDSRRSERRGRYEGYDREYTREDVERERSKEKDMYREGSIRDRDSEGSKRRERDIDRRREREREERREIEADRERRKDKERERSIDRDRRREREGRDRDNERGGSVDRERRREREGDYLRDRDNGRGRSRDRTRYDSRERMREKERESDKDREIQADKEKHKSVEVDNGERSKYENDQDDNDKEFIWKSPEEIEEEELNKIRESIEKFKKKPEQQSELISQDKEIDFVQESSAPDSASFAVVTDANAGAAKAKSDFDPVVSDVAKTSLTAGGPPNMFGISNSEKTQAPAGLGEGSPKSERSADMFHDDIFGESPAANQKVDHMRGKGDGVPMVRSGLHDNWDDAEGYYSYQFGELIDGRYEVIATHGKGVFSTVVRAKDLRAGPAEPDEVAIKIIRNNETMHKAGQTEVQILKKLAGADPDDKRHCVRLLSSFKYRNHLCLVFESLHLNLRELLKKFGRNIGLKLSAVRSYSKQLFIALKHLKNCGVLHCDIKPDNMLVNENKTVLKLCDFGNAMFAGKNEVTPYLVSRFYRSPEIILGLAYDHPLDIWSVGCCLYELYCGKVLFPGATNNDMLRLHMELKGLFPKKMLRKGAFIDQHFDHDLNFYAAEEDTVSGKMMKRMIVNVKPKDFGSIIKGYPGEDPKMLAHFRDLLDKMFILDPEKRLTVSQALAHPFITGK; encoded by the exons ATGACGAATGACAATCAGATCAAATCTCTCCACCGCAAACACCACCGTTCCTCCTCATCCTCCGACGAAGCCGATAAATCATCCAAGCGCCACAAGCACCGTCACCACAAGCGCCACCACCGACACCGCCGTGATAAGAAGCGCGAAGATGAGATTCCATcgggagaagatgaggctgagCTGATGGATGTTACTCCGATTGGAGTTAGTAACGGCGGTGGTGGGGATGACGTTGAGGAAGGGGAGATTCTAGATGAAGAAGAGCTCGCGAATGTCAAGGCACCAGATTCTGATGGCGAGTCAGGCGAAATCAAATCCGATCAGATTCAAGACAATGATTTG CTTGTCCATGGGTTTACTGGTGCTCGAAATGCCGATACTTCTAATGGTGTTCTGACTCGTGAATCCAAAAGGGAGGACAAGAGGTGGTATAAAGAATCTGGGGGTCCTTCGGAGAGAGTTGGAAAAAGAAGTTGTGATAATGGCAGGAGTTCGTTTTCTTCGGAGAACTCTGAAGAGAAGCCTAAGAGTAGTAACCGGTCTCTGACGGAGAGCCGGCAGTATAACGAAGTCCGTGCGCGGAGTAGATCTAAGTCAAGGGTTGTTGCGGAGGATGAGTTTTCGGTCAGAGGAAGACATCGCGACTCTAGTAGGGAGTATCGTCATGACAGAGTTGACTCAAGGAGGAGCGAGAGACGTGGGCGATATGAAGGATATGACAGGGAATATACTCGAGAAGACGTGGAAAGAGAAAGAAGTAAGGAGAAGGATATGTACAGGGAAGGAAGCATTCGAGATAGGGATTCAGAAGGAAGTAAACGGAGAGAGAGGGATATTGATCGGAGGAGGGAAAGAGAACGAGAAGAAAGGAGGGAGATAGAGGCTGACCGTGAAAGGCGAAAAGATAAGGAACGGGAGCGCAGCATTGATAGGGATAGGAGAAGGGAGAGGGAAGGACGAGATAGAGACAATGAAAGAGGTGGGAGCGTCGATAGGGAAAGGAGAAGGGAGAGGGAAGGAGATTATTTACGAGACAGAGACAATGGAAGGGGTAGGAGTAGAGACAGAACCAGATATGATAGCCGAGAGAGGATGAGAGAAAAGGAAAGGGAGAGTGACAAAGATAGAGAAATCCAGGCTGATAAGGAGAAGCATAAAAGTGTTGAAGTGGACAACGGTGAAAG gTCGAAATATGAGAATGATCAAGATGATAATGACAAAGAATTTATATGGAAATCTCCGGAagaaatagaagaagaagaattaaATAAAATCAGGGAGAGCATAGAGAAATTTAAAAAGAAGCCCGAGCAGCAAAGTGAACTTATTTCGCAGGATAAGGAGATAG ATTTCGTTCAAGAAAGCAGTGCTCCAGATTCGGCTTCTTTTGCAGTTGTTACAGATGCTAATGCTGGTGCAGCCAAAGCTAAGTCGGACTTCGACCCTGTAGTTAGTGATGTTGCTAAAACCTCATTAACAGCTGGTGGGCCACCTAATATGTTTGGAATTTCAAACTCGGAGAAAACTCAAGCTCCAGCAGGGCTTGGCGAAGGTAGCCCAAAG AGTGAAAGATCAGCTGACATGTTTCATGATGATATATTTGGAGAGTCCCCAGCTGCTAATCAAAAAGTG GATCACATGCGAGGGAAAGGTGATGGTGTTCCAATGGTAAGGAGCGGGCTTCATGACAATTGGGATGATGCAGAGGGTTATTACA GCTATCAGTTTGGCGAGCTAATTGACGGCAGATATGAAGTCATTGCTACTCATGGAAAAGGCGTTTTCTCTACTGTCGTTCGTGCGAAAGATTTAAGAGCTGGACCAGCTGAACCTGACGAAGTTGCTATAAAAATTATTCGTAACAACGAGACGAT GCATAAAGCTGGCCAGACTGAGGTTCAGATATTGAAGAAGCTGGCTGGTGCTGATCCAGATGACAAGCGGCACTGTGTTCGTTTGCTTTCAAGTTTTAAGTACCGGAATCACCTTTGTTTGGTGTTTGAGTCGCTCCATTTAAATCTTCGAGAGCTCTTGAAGAAGTTTGGCCGTAACATTGGCCTCAAACTGTCTGCTGTTAGGTCGTATTCAAAGCAGCTTTTCATTGCCCTTAAACATCTGAAGAATTGTGGGGTTCTTCACTGCGATATAAAACCTGACAACATGCTG GTGAATGAGAACAAAACCGTGTTGAAGCTTTGCGACTTTGGTAATGCAATGTTTGCTGGAAAAAACGAAGTCACGCCATATCTCGTTAGTCGCTTTTACAGATCCCCTGAAATCA TTCTGGGGCTGGCTTATGACCATCCACTTGATATATGGTCGGTTGGCTGCTGTCTATATGAGCTTTATTGCGGGAAAGTTCTTTTCCCTGGCGCTACAAATAATGATATGTTACGCCTTCATATGGAACTGAAAGGCCTTTTCCCCAAAAAGATGCTTCGTAAG GGAGCATTTATTGATCAGCACTTTGATCACGACTTGAACTTTTACGCTGCAGAGGAGGACACTGTTAGTGGGAAG ATGATGAAGAGAATGATTGTAAATGTAAAGCCAAAAGATTTTGGTTCAATTATTAAGGGTTACCCTGGTGAGGATCCCAAGATGTTAGCTCATTTCAGGGATCTCTTAGACAAGATGTTCATCCTTGATCCAGAGAAGAGACTGACTGTGTCACAGGCATTAGCTCACCCATTTATCACTGGCAAGTGA
- the LOC106382004 gene encoding serine/threonine-protein kinase prpf4B isoform X1 has product MTNDNQIKSLHRKHHRSSSSSDEADKSSKRHKHRHHKRHHRHRRDKKREDEIPSGEDEAELMDVTPIGVSNGGGGDDVEEGEILDEEELANVKAPDSDGESGEIKSDQIQDNDLLVHGFTGARNADTSNGVLTRESKREDKRWYKESGGPSERVGKRSCDNGRSSFSSENSEEKPKSSNRSLTESRQYNEVRARSRSKSRVVAEDEFSVRGRHRDSSREYRHDRVDSRRSERRGRYEGYDREYTREDVERERSKEKDMYREGSIRDRDSEGSKRRERDIDRRREREREERREIEADRERRKDKERERSIDRDRRREREGRDRDNERGGSVDRERRREREGDYLRDRDNGRGRSRDRTRYDSRERMREKERESDKDREIQADKEKHKSVEVDNGERYSFSNPIPYKCSVTDDTPLLLCWVLKYFTIRSKYENDQDDNDKEFIWKSPEEIEEEELNKIRESIEKFKKKPEQQSELISQDKEIDFVQESSAPDSASFAVVTDANAGAAKAKSDFDPVVSDVAKTSLTAGGPPNMFGISNSEKTQAPAGLGEGSPKSERSADMFHDDIFGESPAANQKVDHMRGKGDGVPMVRSGLHDNWDDAEGYYSYQFGELIDGRYEVIATHGKGVFSTVVRAKDLRAGPAEPDEVAIKIIRNNETMHKAGQTEVQILKKLAGADPDDKRHCVRLLSSFKYRNHLCLVFESLHLNLRELLKKFGRNIGLKLSAVRSYSKQLFIALKHLKNCGVLHCDIKPDNMLVNENKTVLKLCDFGNAMFAGKNEVTPYLVSRFYRSPEIILGLAYDHPLDIWSVGCCLYELYCGKVLFPGATNNDMLRLHMELKGLFPKKMLRKGAFIDQHFDHDLNFYAAEEDTVSGKMMKRMIVNVKPKDFGSIIKGYPGEDPKMLAHFRDLLDKMFILDPEKRLTVSQALAHPFITGK; this is encoded by the exons ATGACGAATGACAATCAGATCAAATCTCTCCACCGCAAACACCACCGTTCCTCCTCATCCTCCGACGAAGCCGATAAATCATCCAAGCGCCACAAGCACCGTCACCACAAGCGCCACCACCGACACCGCCGTGATAAGAAGCGCGAAGATGAGATTCCATcgggagaagatgaggctgagCTGATGGATGTTACTCCGATTGGAGTTAGTAACGGCGGTGGTGGGGATGACGTTGAGGAAGGGGAGATTCTAGATGAAGAAGAGCTCGCGAATGTCAAGGCACCAGATTCTGATGGCGAGTCAGGCGAAATCAAATCCGATCAGATTCAAGACAATGATTTG CTTGTCCATGGGTTTACTGGTGCTCGAAATGCCGATACTTCTAATGGTGTTCTGACTCGTGAATCCAAAAGGGAGGACAAGAGGTGGTATAAAGAATCTGGGGGTCCTTCGGAGAGAGTTGGAAAAAGAAGTTGTGATAATGGCAGGAGTTCGTTTTCTTCGGAGAACTCTGAAGAGAAGCCTAAGAGTAGTAACCGGTCTCTGACGGAGAGCCGGCAGTATAACGAAGTCCGTGCGCGGAGTAGATCTAAGTCAAGGGTTGTTGCGGAGGATGAGTTTTCGGTCAGAGGAAGACATCGCGACTCTAGTAGGGAGTATCGTCATGACAGAGTTGACTCAAGGAGGAGCGAGAGACGTGGGCGATATGAAGGATATGACAGGGAATATACTCGAGAAGACGTGGAAAGAGAAAGAAGTAAGGAGAAGGATATGTACAGGGAAGGAAGCATTCGAGATAGGGATTCAGAAGGAAGTAAACGGAGAGAGAGGGATATTGATCGGAGGAGGGAAAGAGAACGAGAAGAAAGGAGGGAGATAGAGGCTGACCGTGAAAGGCGAAAAGATAAGGAACGGGAGCGCAGCATTGATAGGGATAGGAGAAGGGAGAGGGAAGGACGAGATAGAGACAATGAAAGAGGTGGGAGCGTCGATAGGGAAAGGAGAAGGGAGAGGGAAGGAGATTATTTACGAGACAGAGACAATGGAAGGGGTAGGAGTAGAGACAGAACCAGATATGATAGCCGAGAGAGGATGAGAGAAAAGGAAAGGGAGAGTGACAAAGATAGAGAAATCCAGGCTGATAAGGAGAAGCATAAAAGTGTTGAAGTGGACAACGGTGAAAGGTATTCTTTCAGTAACCCTATCCCTTATAAATGTTCTGTTACAGACGATACACCTTTACTACTTTGTTGGGtgcttaaatattttactattaggTCGAAATATGAGAATGATCAAGATGATAATGACAAAGAATTTATATGGAAATCTCCGGAagaaatagaagaagaagaattaaATAAAATCAGGGAGAGCATAGAGAAATTTAAAAAGAAGCCCGAGCAGCAAAGTGAACTTATTTCGCAGGATAAGGAGATAG ATTTCGTTCAAGAAAGCAGTGCTCCAGATTCGGCTTCTTTTGCAGTTGTTACAGATGCTAATGCTGGTGCAGCCAAAGCTAAGTCGGACTTCGACCCTGTAGTTAGTGATGTTGCTAAAACCTCATTAACAGCTGGTGGGCCACCTAATATGTTTGGAATTTCAAACTCGGAGAAAACTCAAGCTCCAGCAGGGCTTGGCGAAGGTAGCCCAAAG AGTGAAAGATCAGCTGACATGTTTCATGATGATATATTTGGAGAGTCCCCAGCTGCTAATCAAAAAGTG GATCACATGCGAGGGAAAGGTGATGGTGTTCCAATGGTAAGGAGCGGGCTTCATGACAATTGGGATGATGCAGAGGGTTATTACA GCTATCAGTTTGGCGAGCTAATTGACGGCAGATATGAAGTCATTGCTACTCATGGAAAAGGCGTTTTCTCTACTGTCGTTCGTGCGAAAGATTTAAGAGCTGGACCAGCTGAACCTGACGAAGTTGCTATAAAAATTATTCGTAACAACGAGACGAT GCATAAAGCTGGCCAGACTGAGGTTCAGATATTGAAGAAGCTGGCTGGTGCTGATCCAGATGACAAGCGGCACTGTGTTCGTTTGCTTTCAAGTTTTAAGTACCGGAATCACCTTTGTTTGGTGTTTGAGTCGCTCCATTTAAATCTTCGAGAGCTCTTGAAGAAGTTTGGCCGTAACATTGGCCTCAAACTGTCTGCTGTTAGGTCGTATTCAAAGCAGCTTTTCATTGCCCTTAAACATCTGAAGAATTGTGGGGTTCTTCACTGCGATATAAAACCTGACAACATGCTG GTGAATGAGAACAAAACCGTGTTGAAGCTTTGCGACTTTGGTAATGCAATGTTTGCTGGAAAAAACGAAGTCACGCCATATCTCGTTAGTCGCTTTTACAGATCCCCTGAAATCA TTCTGGGGCTGGCTTATGACCATCCACTTGATATATGGTCGGTTGGCTGCTGTCTATATGAGCTTTATTGCGGGAAAGTTCTTTTCCCTGGCGCTACAAATAATGATATGTTACGCCTTCATATGGAACTGAAAGGCCTTTTCCCCAAAAAGATGCTTCGTAAG GGAGCATTTATTGATCAGCACTTTGATCACGACTTGAACTTTTACGCTGCAGAGGAGGACACTGTTAGTGGGAAG ATGATGAAGAGAATGATTGTAAATGTAAAGCCAAAAGATTTTGGTTCAATTATTAAGGGTTACCCTGGTGAGGATCCCAAGATGTTAGCTCATTTCAGGGATCTCTTAGACAAGATGTTCATCCTTGATCCAGAGAAGAGACTGACTGTGTCACAGGCATTAGCTCACCCATTTATCACTGGCAAGTGA
- the LOC106382004 gene encoding serine/threonine-protein kinase prp4 isoform X4 gives MYREGSIRDRDSEGSKRRERDIDRRREREREERREIEADRERRKDKERERSIDRDRRREREGRDRDNERGGSVDRERRREREGDYLRDRDNGRGRSRDRTRYDSRERMREKERESDKDREIQADKEKHKSVEVDNGERYSFSNPIPYKCSVTDDTPLLLCWVLKYFTIRSKYENDQDDNDKEFIWKSPEEIEEEELNKIRESIEKFKKKPEQQSELISQDKEIDFVQESSAPDSASFAVVTDANAGAAKAKSDFDPVVSDVAKTSLTAGGPPNMFGISNSEKTQAPAGLGEGSPKSERSADMFHDDIFGESPAANQKVDHMRGKGDGVPMVRSGLHDNWDDAEGYYSYQFGELIDGRYEVIATHGKGVFSTVVRAKDLRAGPAEPDEVAIKIIRNNETMHKAGQTEVQILKKLAGADPDDKRHCVRLLSSFKYRNHLCLVFESLHLNLRELLKKFGRNIGLKLSAVRSYSKQLFIALKHLKNCGVLHCDIKPDNMLVNENKTVLKLCDFGNAMFAGKNEVTPYLVSRFYRSPEIILGLAYDHPLDIWSVGCCLYELYCGKVLFPGATNNDMLRLHMELKGLFPKKMLRKGAFIDQHFDHDLNFYAAEEDTVSGKMMKRMIVNVKPKDFGSIIKGYPGEDPKMLAHFRDLLDKMFILDPEKRLTVSQALAHPFITGK, from the exons ATGTACAGGGAAGGAAGCATTCGAGATAGGGATTCAGAAGGAAGTAAACGGAGAGAGAGGGATATTGATCGGAGGAGGGAAAGAGAACGAGAAGAAAGGAGGGAGATAGAGGCTGACCGTGAAAGGCGAAAAGATAAGGAACGGGAGCGCAGCATTGATAGGGATAGGAGAAGGGAGAGGGAAGGACGAGATAGAGACAATGAAAGAGGTGGGAGCGTCGATAGGGAAAGGAGAAGGGAGAGGGAAGGAGATTATTTACGAGACAGAGACAATGGAAGGGGTAGGAGTAGAGACAGAACCAGATATGATAGCCGAGAGAGGATGAGAGAAAAGGAAAGGGAGAGTGACAAAGATAGAGAAATCCAGGCTGATAAGGAGAAGCATAAAAGTGTTGAAGTGGACAACGGTGAAAGGTATTCTTTCAGTAACCCTATCCCTTATAAATGTTCTGTTACAGACGATACACCTTTACTACTTTGTTGGGtgcttaaatattttactattaggTCGAAATATGAGAATGATCAAGATGATAATGACAAAGAATTTATATGGAAATCTCCGGAagaaatagaagaagaagaattaaATAAAATCAGGGAGAGCATAGAGAAATTTAAAAAGAAGCCCGAGCAGCAAAGTGAACTTATTTCGCAGGATAAGGAGATAG ATTTCGTTCAAGAAAGCAGTGCTCCAGATTCGGCTTCTTTTGCAGTTGTTACAGATGCTAATGCTGGTGCAGCCAAAGCTAAGTCGGACTTCGACCCTGTAGTTAGTGATGTTGCTAAAACCTCATTAACAGCTGGTGGGCCACCTAATATGTTTGGAATTTCAAACTCGGAGAAAACTCAAGCTCCAGCAGGGCTTGGCGAAGGTAGCCCAAAG AGTGAAAGATCAGCTGACATGTTTCATGATGATATATTTGGAGAGTCCCCAGCTGCTAATCAAAAAGTG GATCACATGCGAGGGAAAGGTGATGGTGTTCCAATGGTAAGGAGCGGGCTTCATGACAATTGGGATGATGCAGAGGGTTATTACA GCTATCAGTTTGGCGAGCTAATTGACGGCAGATATGAAGTCATTGCTACTCATGGAAAAGGCGTTTTCTCTACTGTCGTTCGTGCGAAAGATTTAAGAGCTGGACCAGCTGAACCTGACGAAGTTGCTATAAAAATTATTCGTAACAACGAGACGAT GCATAAAGCTGGCCAGACTGAGGTTCAGATATTGAAGAAGCTGGCTGGTGCTGATCCAGATGACAAGCGGCACTGTGTTCGTTTGCTTTCAAGTTTTAAGTACCGGAATCACCTTTGTTTGGTGTTTGAGTCGCTCCATTTAAATCTTCGAGAGCTCTTGAAGAAGTTTGGCCGTAACATTGGCCTCAAACTGTCTGCTGTTAGGTCGTATTCAAAGCAGCTTTTCATTGCCCTTAAACATCTGAAGAATTGTGGGGTTCTTCACTGCGATATAAAACCTGACAACATGCTG GTGAATGAGAACAAAACCGTGTTGAAGCTTTGCGACTTTGGTAATGCAATGTTTGCTGGAAAAAACGAAGTCACGCCATATCTCGTTAGTCGCTTTTACAGATCCCCTGAAATCA TTCTGGGGCTGGCTTATGACCATCCACTTGATATATGGTCGGTTGGCTGCTGTCTATATGAGCTTTATTGCGGGAAAGTTCTTTTCCCTGGCGCTACAAATAATGATATGTTACGCCTTCATATGGAACTGAAAGGCCTTTTCCCCAAAAAGATGCTTCGTAAG GGAGCATTTATTGATCAGCACTTTGATCACGACTTGAACTTTTACGCTGCAGAGGAGGACACTGTTAGTGGGAAG ATGATGAAGAGAATGATTGTAAATGTAAAGCCAAAAGATTTTGGTTCAATTATTAAGGGTTACCCTGGTGAGGATCCCAAGATGTTAGCTCATTTCAGGGATCTCTTAGACAAGATGTTCATCCTTGATCCAGAGAAGAGACTGACTGTGTCACAGGCATTAGCTCACCCATTTATCACTGGCAAGTGA
- the LOC106382004 gene encoding serine/threonine-protein kinase PRP4 homolog isoform X3, with protein sequence MTNDNQIKSLHRKHHRSSSSSDEADKSSKRHKHRHHKRHHRHRRDKKREDEIPSGEDEAELMDVTPIGVSNGGGGDDVEEGEILDEEELANVKAPDSDGESGEIKSDQIQDNDLLVHGFTGARNADTSNGVLTRESKREDKRWYKESGGPSERVGKRSCDNGRSSFSSENSEEKPKSSNRSLTESRQYNEVRARSRSKSRVVAEDEFSVRGRHRDSSREYRHDRVDSRRSERRGRYEGYDREYTREDVERERSKEKDMYREGSIRDRDSEGSKRRERDIDRRREREREERREIEADRERRKDKERERSIDRDRRREREGRDRDNERGGSVDRERRREREGDYLRDRDNGRGRSRDRTRYDSRERMREKERESDKDREIQADKEKHKSVEVDNGERYSFSNPIPYKCSVTDDTPLLLCWVLKYFTIRSKYENDQDDNDKEFIWKSPEEIEEEELNKIRESIEKFKKKPEQQSELISQDKEIDFVQESSAPDSASFAVVTDANAGAAKAKSDFDPVVSDVAKTSLTAGGPPNMFGISNSEKTQAPAGLGEGSPKSERSADMFHDDIFGESPAANQKVDHMRGKGDGVPMVRSGLHDNWDDAEGYYSYQFGELIDGRYEVIATHGKGVFSTVVRAKDLRAGPAEPDEVAIKIIRNNETMHKAGQTEVQILKKLAGADPDDKRHCVRLLSSFKYRNHLCLVFESLHLNLRELLKKFGRNIGLKLSAVRSYSKQLFIALKHLKNCGVLHCDIKPDNMLVNENKTVLKLCDFGNAMFAGKNEVTPYLFWGWLMTIHLIYGRLAAVYMSFIAGKFFSLALQIMICYAFIWN encoded by the exons ATGACGAATGACAATCAGATCAAATCTCTCCACCGCAAACACCACCGTTCCTCCTCATCCTCCGACGAAGCCGATAAATCATCCAAGCGCCACAAGCACCGTCACCACAAGCGCCACCACCGACACCGCCGTGATAAGAAGCGCGAAGATGAGATTCCATcgggagaagatgaggctgagCTGATGGATGTTACTCCGATTGGAGTTAGTAACGGCGGTGGTGGGGATGACGTTGAGGAAGGGGAGATTCTAGATGAAGAAGAGCTCGCGAATGTCAAGGCACCAGATTCTGATGGCGAGTCAGGCGAAATCAAATCCGATCAGATTCAAGACAATGATTTG CTTGTCCATGGGTTTACTGGTGCTCGAAATGCCGATACTTCTAATGGTGTTCTGACTCGTGAATCCAAAAGGGAGGACAAGAGGTGGTATAAAGAATCTGGGGGTCCTTCGGAGAGAGTTGGAAAAAGAAGTTGTGATAATGGCAGGAGTTCGTTTTCTTCGGAGAACTCTGAAGAGAAGCCTAAGAGTAGTAACCGGTCTCTGACGGAGAGCCGGCAGTATAACGAAGTCCGTGCGCGGAGTAGATCTAAGTCAAGGGTTGTTGCGGAGGATGAGTTTTCGGTCAGAGGAAGACATCGCGACTCTAGTAGGGAGTATCGTCATGACAGAGTTGACTCAAGGAGGAGCGAGAGACGTGGGCGATATGAAGGATATGACAGGGAATATACTCGAGAAGACGTGGAAAGAGAAAGAAGTAAGGAGAAGGATATGTACAGGGAAGGAAGCATTCGAGATAGGGATTCAGAAGGAAGTAAACGGAGAGAGAGGGATATTGATCGGAGGAGGGAAAGAGAACGAGAAGAAAGGAGGGAGATAGAGGCTGACCGTGAAAGGCGAAAAGATAAGGAACGGGAGCGCAGCATTGATAGGGATAGGAGAAGGGAGAGGGAAGGACGAGATAGAGACAATGAAAGAGGTGGGAGCGTCGATAGGGAAAGGAGAAGGGAGAGGGAAGGAGATTATTTACGAGACAGAGACAATGGAAGGGGTAGGAGTAGAGACAGAACCAGATATGATAGCCGAGAGAGGATGAGAGAAAAGGAAAGGGAGAGTGACAAAGATAGAGAAATCCAGGCTGATAAGGAGAAGCATAAAAGTGTTGAAGTGGACAACGGTGAAAGGTATTCTTTCAGTAACCCTATCCCTTATAAATGTTCTGTTACAGACGATACACCTTTACTACTTTGTTGGGtgcttaaatattttactattaggTCGAAATATGAGAATGATCAAGATGATAATGACAAAGAATTTATATGGAAATCTCCGGAagaaatagaagaagaagaattaaATAAAATCAGGGAGAGCATAGAGAAATTTAAAAAGAAGCCCGAGCAGCAAAGTGAACTTATTTCGCAGGATAAGGAGATAG ATTTCGTTCAAGAAAGCAGTGCTCCAGATTCGGCTTCTTTTGCAGTTGTTACAGATGCTAATGCTGGTGCAGCCAAAGCTAAGTCGGACTTCGACCCTGTAGTTAGTGATGTTGCTAAAACCTCATTAACAGCTGGTGGGCCACCTAATATGTTTGGAATTTCAAACTCGGAGAAAACTCAAGCTCCAGCAGGGCTTGGCGAAGGTAGCCCAAAG AGTGAAAGATCAGCTGACATGTTTCATGATGATATATTTGGAGAGTCCCCAGCTGCTAATCAAAAAGTG GATCACATGCGAGGGAAAGGTGATGGTGTTCCAATGGTAAGGAGCGGGCTTCATGACAATTGGGATGATGCAGAGGGTTATTACA GCTATCAGTTTGGCGAGCTAATTGACGGCAGATATGAAGTCATTGCTACTCATGGAAAAGGCGTTTTCTCTACTGTCGTTCGTGCGAAAGATTTAAGAGCTGGACCAGCTGAACCTGACGAAGTTGCTATAAAAATTATTCGTAACAACGAGACGAT GCATAAAGCTGGCCAGACTGAGGTTCAGATATTGAAGAAGCTGGCTGGTGCTGATCCAGATGACAAGCGGCACTGTGTTCGTTTGCTTTCAAGTTTTAAGTACCGGAATCACCTTTGTTTGGTGTTTGAGTCGCTCCATTTAAATCTTCGAGAGCTCTTGAAGAAGTTTGGCCGTAACATTGGCCTCAAACTGTCTGCTGTTAGGTCGTATTCAAAGCAGCTTTTCATTGCCCTTAAACATCTGAAGAATTGTGGGGTTCTTCACTGCGATATAAAACCTGACAACATGCTG GTGAATGAGAACAAAACCGTGTTGAAGCTTTGCGACTTTGGTAATGCAATGTTTGCTGGAAAAAACGAAGTCACGCCATATCTC TTCTGGGGCTGGCTTATGACCATCCACTTGATATATGGTCGGTTGGCTGCTGTCTATATGAGCTTTATTGCGGGAAAGTTCTTTTCCCTGGCGCTACAAATAATGATATGTTACGCCTTCATATGGAACTGA
- the LOC106379773 gene encoding heavy metal-associated isoprenylated plant protein 26: protein MSEKQRQCCVVMRINLDCNACCRKVRRIVINLKGIDTHTIEKKEDRIIVCGRFRPSDVVVKLQKKMKRRVEILEVEDLTGREEGFHDHETPYEPEHEYSEQQPDHMTMPLLF from the exons ATGTCGGAAAAGCAGAGGCAATGTTGTGTTGTGATGCGGATTAATTTGGATTGCAATGCCTGTTGTAGAAAAGTTAGAAGGATTGTCATCAATTTGAAAG GGATTGATACACACACGATCGAGAAAAAGGAAGACAGGATAATTGTTTGTGGACGATTTAGACCGTCAGATGTTGTAGTAAAActgcagaagaagatgaaacggAGGGTCGAGATTCTTGAAGTTGAAGATCTCACCGGCAGAGAAGAAGGATTCCATGACCATGAGACACCATACGAACCGGAGCATGAATATTCCGAACAGCAACCTGATCACATGACCATGCCACTATTGTTTTAG